In Nostoc sp. UHCC 0926, a single genomic region encodes these proteins:
- the plsY gene encoding glycerol-3-phosphate 1-O-acyltransferase PlsY, translating into MAIWLTGCGAIVVIAYLLGSFPTGYIAVKQLKGIDIREVGSGSTGATNVLRTLGKGPGALVLVLDSLKGVLAIALVYWLFNFAPSQNFIPSTVDAQVWQPWLVTIVGLAAILGHSKSIFLGFTGGKSVAISLGILLAMSWQVGLATAGVFAVVVAISRLVSLSSIAGAIAVSIFMILLHQPLPYVLFGIAGGLYVILRHRPNIERLLAGTEPKIGQNLATEPEQTT; encoded by the coding sequence ATGGCTATTTGGTTAACCGGATGTGGAGCAATTGTGGTCATAGCCTACCTGCTGGGTTCTTTTCCCACTGGGTACATTGCTGTGAAGCAGTTAAAAGGTATTGATATCCGAGAAGTTGGTTCAGGTTCCACTGGAGCAACTAATGTACTAAGAACCTTGGGGAAAGGGCCAGGAGCATTGGTTTTAGTACTTGATTCCTTAAAGGGAGTATTAGCGATCGCTCTGGTTTATTGGTTGTTCAATTTTGCACCCAGTCAAAATTTTATCCCCTCAACGGTAGATGCACAAGTGTGGCAACCCTGGTTGGTAACAATAGTAGGGTTAGCTGCCATCCTGGGACATAGTAAATCGATTTTTTTGGGCTTTACGGGTGGTAAATCTGTTGCTATCAGCTTGGGGATTTTGTTGGCAATGAGTTGGCAGGTAGGTTTAGCAACAGCGGGTGTGTTTGCCGTCGTTGTGGCGATATCACGGCTTGTCTCTTTGAGTTCAATTGCAGGTGCGATCGCTGTTTCCATTTTCATGATACTTTTGCATCAACCGTTACCCTATGTTCTATTTGGGATTGCCGGTGGATTGTATGTGATTTTGCGCCATCGCCCTAATATTGAACGACTGCTTGCGGGAACGGAGCCAAAAATTGGGCAAAATCTAGCGACAGAACCAGAACAAACTACATAA